In Plasmodium vivax chromosome 14, whole genome shotgun sequence, the genomic window ggatgaggaagaaaaggccTGGGGCCAGAAACTGAGAGAACAGCAGAGAATAGCGGGAAATTTCGAGCTAATTTTTTGCCAATAAATATACAAACGCTTGAAAAACGCATGAAAATTTTCACTTAGTTGAACATTGTGACCACTGCGCCTGCAAGAAAAACCACAAAGGGTTAGCGAAGACGCGTCTCACCAAGGTGAAAATTAATTATCCAAGAAAATGCACCCACACTTTGTGCATAGCGTAACACATTTTTCGTACAGCGTTTCCCCTTCAGTTGCGATTCCTTCATTTGGGTGAGAAgatttgccaaaaaaaaaaaaaaaaaagtatgaaatTGCTTTCCTCTTGTGTAGGAACGTGCCTTCACGCCGTAGAGGACCGACCTCCTGTAGGCGCGCGTGTTAGTTCCCCTccgcagtttttttttttttttttcaattctcatcatttttcaccactttttataattcttcaCGATGCCTTATCACTATTCACCACCTTTTATCATCCTTCACCATTTTCACCTCTTtcaccgtttttttttcgtgcgtGCAAATGGGCACGCTTGCACACGTAAGCGGAACTAGCAAAGGGCCAACTCGCCAATCGCCGATTGGTCAAATTTCTATGTAGCCATAAAAGGCGAAAAACGCTTGACGCACATAACATTTCAactttgggaaaaaataattcctattttgagcaatttaatttttttttttttaaatgccacAATAAGCGCGGTTTGCATATTAATGCCGCTTTTGACACGCACATTATATCGTCGCTGTCGTGGTcgttggtttttttttttttttttgaaagacAAGAGATGCTACACATGTGGTCGCATGATGAGAGCGTGTACGTTTTTAATCAGCCAAGTGTAGAAATAACATTCCTGGTAAATAAGTTCTTACGATCGAGCACTTGCCATTATACATGTTTAAGCGTTTTCAATTTTcaacttttcttttttcacatcattttatttcttcttacACTTATGCGAAatcgtcaaaaaaaaaaaaaaaaaatagcatcaCATTCGATAAAGCAGAAACATGAGGAGATAAGCAAAGAAAAGCAATTCCTTCAATTTGCACATTCGTGTagagtccctttttttgaaaaccacatgaaaaagggaaaataaccATGTATGTTCGTtatgcttttctttttcttcctttttttttataaaaaaggtaagaaaCATTCTTCAAcccttttgtgcaaaaatagTGTGCAAAGTATGGCGGATTTTGTGCCAATCGAAATAATTCTATGAgaaatttttacgaaaaaaaaaaaaaaattcctttatACATACTGCGCATATATACACTTatgcacatgcgtacatTTTTTGAATTCTACAATTTccgaaaatggaaaaaaaaagttttaaggTGCGTATATACATCAAATTGTTTGCATAAtcctttcctttcttttttttccaatttctCTGCTTTCACATTTCATTTCtgacctttttttctgcatttttttttatcgtaaaatttttatattttcctttaccAGAGGAGTACAtggtcgtttttttttttttttttttccctgctcGCGggaatttgttttatttatatataagacatgcaaaaataaagaggcaacaaaaaaacatgtgaggcatttttgttttccgtACATTTCCCctgtgttttttctttttcttccgaCATTAGTTGAACTAATGGGATAATTTTTGTGTGAAACACGTTCTCTTGCTCCAAAGCGGGGGTGGTTCTACTCGTGCTCGCAATTGTGTTAAATTTCCTTCATTTCTGCTGCTTTATTGCGGCCACACTTCTGCCCTGCCGCAGTGCCAGCATATTGCCGATTTCCTGATGCCCTGTTGATGCCGGGGGCCCCCCTTCTCTGCATCAGCGCCGCacttttgcccattttttttatttcatttccACTCGGCGTGGCCACTTTCACGCAGCTGCTGCATTTTTCGTCTCCTAAGGATAGGAGTGTCCCAAAAAGTACATGTGTACGCTATTCTACggaattaaaaacaaaacgtaaaagatatcttttttttttttttcacgtacTTCCCTTagctttttccctttattcatatttttcatgttcTATAACCGCGCTTTTTTCACAACGCACTTTGTTATcattttctctattttttattcgaaatgaaaaaaaaagaaaaggcgcatgaaaacaaattgtgtactttttttttttatctcctgAATATATTAACccttatatatacattttttttttcccgacgGCTTACGCGaattcgcctttttttcatgtttttgTGAAAGACCTTTGttcatatgtacgtatgcacgtatgtatttatgcatgtatatacgAGCGTATGTACGCATTTCTGCAAAAGCACATTCCTACACTTagcatttttgtgaaataggGATTATTTCACAATAGTTAAAAGAACtctaattaaatttttttttttttttattcccctctgcctttttcttgtttccttttttttttttttttttttttgcgcaattttATGTAACACTACGTAGCTTCATTCTACTGTGTATTTCGTGCGAAATACCgacaaaaataattacgaaggaaagaaaaaacgaatggtGAGACCATTTGGTCAGTTCCCTGTACAGTAAGCAACCACGAGTGTTTAGCGAacaatttgcacatttaTGCGTAAgcaaattcaaaaaaatgaaataaaaaaaaaagctaaataaaaaaaaatgaagtagcAGTTTCCCGCTGTAACCGAGTATACCTTCCTTCCTGCACTCTCTCCCCtgtgtcctttttttcatgtaaGTAGAGCTTAATCCATTATTTTGATATTCACGCATATAGGCAAGCACAAACGCGCACTTGCACAAGCAGCTGACGCGCTGCTGGTGCGAAATTGTCCGCGCGACtgcacacacacaactgCACTCTTATatgcacgtttttttttttttttttacttgcacacaaaatgaacTGCAAATGCTGCCACTTTCCAAATTTGTCAATAGAAAGATACGAGACCTTAAAATTAacgcaaaacaaaaaaatcaccaaGGCAGATAGCAACACgcaaactaaaaaaaaagctgcaacAGGCGAAAGGGTAAACGGGCCTCGCGCATTCACTAGGTGCAACACCAAGTGTTGCAATAAtaaccattttgttaatattagCAGAATTAGAGCCATTAGACAGCATAAAAGCGGAACATCCGATGGTAGCGTGCTACCCttgaaaaaggtgaaaacgGATGGACcttccgaaaaaaaaaaaaaaaaaatcagcacTAGGGGAAAGATGAAAGCGACGAAGCAGTCTCATTTGTCTGCAAGTTTGGGTCACGACGGGAAAAAAAGCTCCATGTTTCTCCCGGATGAGCAGCTAACGGGAAGAAGTAATGTTGAAGAGGGGAACCGCAACGGAGGAAGTGAAGTCGGAAGTGAAGCAGGAAGTGGAGTGGGAAGTTCAGTCGGTAGTGAAGTAGGAAGTTCAGTCGAACGCGAAATCGGGCATGCAATCGGAAGTTCAGTCGGAAGCGAAAGCCGAAGCGGACCGAACGCACGCATAATGAAAAACGCAACGCACCAAAAGTACACAGAAAATGATAACATAAACGCAAtggagaagaacaaaagtAAAAGCTGCTCCTTGAGAAACATTATGGGTTCCAATTCGGCTCTGAATAAAGACATCCTTGAGGACACCTCGATTTGGGGCCAGCTCTGCgaaaacgcaaaaggggatcCAAATGTATACACTCCGTCTAATGAGCTTCTAGAAGAACAGAATATCTGGGAATGTgccaagggaaaaaagaaaaagaaaaaaaatatgaacattgCAAATGTTTATACTGTTTGTCAAAATGACCCCTCTTTAAGCATCGAAGAAAGGTGCCCCCTGGTAGGAATAAACAATGATGTGCTGTTAGGAGGAGACGAAACTGAAGATCCCCTTAAAATGAATGGGACTGCGTATGGAGAAATGCTCTTAAGTAAGAAGAGCTATTTAATTGCGGGTTTGGCGAATATGCCGCGTGGGGGGAATAAGGATGTGCCCGCGGGGGGCAAAAGTGGACTTAGCATTGGGCGTAGTAGTGATCGTAGCAGTGGGGGTGGTAGCGAGCATTGTAGTGGGGGTAGCAGTGAGCATGGCAGTGGGCGTAGTAGCGATCGTAACAGCAAGCTTAGCAGCGATCGTAGTAGTAAGCTGAGCAGTTATCGAAGCAACAACCGTAGCAGCGTTACGCAGCACGCCGACGGAAGTGCCCAGGACCGACAGATGGCTCAAGGCAGCCCACCAAAAGGAAACCAATCGAAAGACAGAACCCACATAGCTGACGATATACCGTTAGTACCAGTCGGTCCGGAAGAATGTAAGAAGCCCAAAAGTATGAAGGACGAGGAATACGCTAAAAAGAACCACCAGGAAAACATTTCAATGTACAACTTAATTCGCGACATATGTAAAGGCTCCAAGGGGGTGAAAAACAACGAGGGGGGAGTCCTCCTCAATTTGGAAAACCTAGCCAGTCGCGAACAAGTGAAGAAGAACACATCATCCAGAAAAGCGATCAACCaagggaaggagaaaatgtcATCAATTTTTCGCACAAgtgaggggaagaaacagGACCCCACGTGTGCAGGTGGAAGAATAGATTGCAATAATAAAATCGGTTTGCCCAGTGGAGACGCAGGAGAAGGGCATAGCGAGAAAGGGAGCGCGGAAGGGGCAATCGAGCAGacgggggaaaatgaaagcGAACCGAGGTATGATCCTCAGGATGACCCTCAGGATGAACCGTTGAATGAACCGCTTAATGACCCGCGGGAAGACCAAATCGAACAGCTGAGGAACCAACTAAATCAGCACCTGTACAAAAAGCTAACGGACGACACAATTACCGAAAGTACCAACAACACCTGCTCCGATTTCAACGAAAGCACGCACAACAACAGTTCCCCGAAGAGCACCAAATTTTTACTCAGCATGTGCAATGAGGAGGAGAGGGACTTATGTGAGAAAATCACTCTCCCCAAATCTACAACCAACAGTGTAGTCAATAGCATGAGTGTGTACATGGACTCTTCTTCATCCATGTCAGACGGGAGCTTATACAACGACATAAATAGGAAGAAGTCAAACGTAAATGAGTttgagaagaaggaaaatgctTCGTGCAATCTTCAGAAAAAGAGAGAATATCCAAATGTGACTCCTCTGAAGGGGGTGCCCCTAATCAATCATACCGTGCATGATAAAAGCAGCGGCGTTAGGGGCAGAGGTGCAGTTCCCAGTAGTTCTTTCCCCATCCaagggaaaataattaaCCTCGTTGGGACCAACCAAGTGCAGCATGCtgatgaggaaaataaaaaggacaTCATCGAAGAGGGAAACAAAATAGCCAATTTGAAGAGAAGCATAAACCGAGATGTAGATtacagtttaaaaaaaaaattaaaaatagaagaCTACTCTTTACtcaatttaaatatatataaaaataaccccccagagttgtacaaaaataatagctACAATACGTACATATTGAAGAGTCTCCAAAATTCTTACCTAAGAAATAAACTGTTCAACGGAACTTATAACCAGATCAGTGGCAGCGGTAAGAAAAAGGGAGCTGAAGTGCCGCCCTACGTTGAGAATACCCACCCCAGTAGCACAGAAAAGTGTAAGCACAACTACAAACACAAACACAATAGCAAACGTGGCAGTGCAGACGAATATGACGAAGCGGAGGGGTGGGATTTCATTAGACTCACAAACAACGAAATGGATGAGAGAGTCCATGCGGAAGAAACGacaaagagaaaaaggcaGCAACGTAGCGATATGAACAGCTACTATGATGGTGGACTGCTGAATGGTATGGAGTGCCCCCAATCGACACAACTTATAAACGTAGATACCCCTGCATGCAGAAGTAGCCCCTTCAAGGAACAAAACTTTAGCGCTACATACAAAGGAGGCGAAGCAACTGACGATCATTTTAACAGCATTTACACAAATGATGCAAATTATTCCAACCTgttgaaggagaagcagctggACAATGTGCATCTAAATCTACGTGATATTATAAGCCTTCTAGAGAAAGAACGAATAGGTAACTTATACAGTGAAGAAGAATTAGAGTCCATAATAATTCCTGTGGGGGGGGTTTACTACGATTCTGGTAGAATGAAGTGGTCATGCAGATATGAGGATGGGGACAAAATGACAAATATGAGGAGGAAGTTTTTGCCTGCACAAAGCTTTTCTTATCACCAGTCCAGGCAGATGGCACTACAACATATGTACAACTACATAAGGAAGAAgtataacatttttagcaACCTCGATGATGAGGAGAGGATGTTCTTTGTCTCCATCAGTGGGTACGCAACAGGTGGAAGGgctccaaacgggggagccccaaacgggggaaagaCCAACCAACGGGGGGGCGCACACCAGGGGAAGAACCCTCTGGAGAAGCTCTTCAACGAGTA contains:
- a CDS encoding hypothetical protein, conserved (encoded by transcript PVX_122795A); the protein is MNCKCCHFPNLSIERYETLKLTQNKKITKADSNTQTKKKAATGERVNGPRAFTRCNTKCCNNNHFVNISRIRAIRQHKSGTSDGSVLPLKKVKTDGPSEKKKKKISTRGKMKATKQSHLSASLGHDGKKSSMFLPDEQLTGRSNVEEGNRNGGSEVGSEAGSGVGSSVGSEVGSSVEREIGHAIGSSVGSESRSGPNARIMKNATHQKYTENDNINAMEKNKSKSCSLRNIMGSNSALNKDILEDTSIWGQLCENAKGDPNVYTPSNELLEEQNIWECAKGKKKKKKNMNIANVYTVCQNDPSLSIEERCPLVGINNDVLLGGDETEDPLKMNGTAYGEMLLSKKSYLIAGLANMPRGGNKDVPAGGKSGLSIGRSSDRSSGGGSEHCSGGSSEHGSGRSSDRNSKLSSDRSSKLSSYRSNNRSSVTQHADGSAQDRQMAQGSPPKGNQSKDRTHIADDIPLVPVGPEECKKPKSMKDEEYAKKNHQENISMYNLIRDICKGSKGVKNNEGGVLLNLENLASREQVKKNTSSRKAINQGKEKMSSIFRTSEGKKQDPTCAGGRIDCNNKIGLPSGDAGEGHSEKGSAEGAIEQTGENESEPRYDPQDDPQDEPLNEPLNDPREDQIEQLRNQLNQHLYKKLTDDTITESTNNTCSDFNESTHNNSSPKSTKFLLSMCNEEERDLCEKITLPKSTTNSVVNSMSVYMDSSSSMSDGSLYNDINRKKSNVNEFEKKENASCNLQKKREYPNVTPLKGVPLINHTVHDKSSGVRGRGAVPSSSFPIQGKIINLVGTNQVQHADEENKKDIIEEGNKIANLKRSINRDVDYSLKKKLKIEDYSLLNLNIYKNNPPELYKNNSYNTYILKSLQNSYLRNKLFNGTYNQISGSGKKKGAEVPPYVENTHPSSTEKCKHNYKHKHNSKRGSADEYDEAEGWDFIRLTNNEMDERVHAEETTKRKRQQRSDMNSYYDGGLLNGMECPQSTQLINVDTPACRSSPFKEQNFSATYKGGEATDDHFNSIYTNDANYSNLLKEKQLDNVHLNLRDIISLLEKERIGNLYSEEELESIIIPVGGVYYDSGRMKWSCRYEDGDKMTNMRRKFLPAQSFSYHQSRQMALQHMYNYIRKKYNIFSNLDDEERMFFVSISGYATGGRAPNGGAPNGGKTNQRGGAHQGKNPLEKLFNEYCHDAGTAYGCTANEPGQRRTERSSQKPNPKELQPEGEEGEEGEEVEEVEDAEEEENAEDTNRYHNGADEKRRPFYSINKSPTDVREANLNNTINPLSVEIPPSASASSSHEGSHTNCAVSGRGKVDVPSYNIVNAKKDAHNWVGEISKSKIKEKSFQDGDHNLSTFTQSGDTHGEYPPHSSITSKTRAVLYKTLGVEFSNDLVDKMQNLPKENIFYERDKKRWVIKIFEKKTNTLLYFKEFDCTVFGFVYACILTIEHKHLYLDYFLNEKNYDFLMQLIQNSSLKRKLYFNSAVRSTGLGSSGSLAGANTFFMEGVNEEASALAGADAGAELNDDAGAELNDDADRQRIKSRHNPNFAFLVDNPDAVWSDKGLSRFGEFYQTEKFGRENLTMYNRGASLSKPAHVGHIFAHKYPSKNDLQATRNDAADRRKTIPSCLQKKVDGEYFTNAVGTNICGGNVECSRGKEKEMNWLQMEWPQKEWPRKEWQQTEWQQKGGPQTEWQQTEQLKRTPKKEHHITERGKKNKTREEESHHSFVAQMEKMQHYLPHDEDNNKTMVISNVRSDFPNEVASCNGNTDTLSPHSAFQNSEICKDQVAIANETDDKNRKKTRQTNQMKAKKDSLYYKKTKNSKDAVANGKDPTLTADLMQEETNNLLKLDSYIESLENNTDVISLAKETILLLLKDIINCIPFQMAPSVISRKIYYQKINAHVKFVYHSQNILDLMPYFFIFKNVIKQKKLPSDQSLYICNVLLYALFEA